A window of the Lepus europaeus isolate LE1 chromosome 5, mLepTim1.pri, whole genome shotgun sequence genome harbors these coding sequences:
- the GRHL3 gene encoding grainyhead-like protein 3 homolog: MMRVNGDDDSVAALSFLYDYYMGPKDKRILSSSTGGRNDQGKRYYHGMEYETDLAPLESPTHLMKFLTENVSGTPEHQDLLKKNNLMSLEGAVPSPGKAAPLPPGPSKLEGSVDSYLLPTSDMYDNGSLSTLFESIHGVPPTQRWQPDSTFKDDPQESLLFPDILKTSPEPSCPEDYPGLKSDFEYTLGSPKAIHIKSGESPMAYLNKGQFYPVTLRTPAGGKGLALSSNKVKSVVMVVFDNEKVPVEQLRFWKHWHSRQPTAKQRVIDVADCKENCNTVQHIEEVAYNALSFVWNVYEEAKVFIGVNCLSTDFSSQKGVKGVPLNLQIDTYDCGPGSERLVHRAVCQIKIFCDKGAERKMRDDERKQFRRKVKCPDSSNSGIKGCLLSGFRGNETTYLRPEADLETPPVLFIPNVHFSSLQRPGGAVPSAGHSGSNRLPLKRPCSPFPDDFEPLPSKQAKEDDLQRVLLYVRRETEEVFDALMLKTPDLKGLRNAISEKYGFPEENIYKVYKKCKRGILVNMDNNIIQHYSNHVAFLLDLGELDGKIQVILKEL; encoded by the exons ATGATGCGGGTCAACGGGGACGATGACAGCGTCGCCGCCCTGAGCTTCCTCTACGATTACTACATG ggtcccaaggacaaACGGATCCTGTCCTCCAGCACCGGTGGCCGCAACGACCAGGGGAAGAG gtacTACCACGGCATGGAGTATGAGACGGACCTCGCGCCCCTCGAGAGCCCCACCCACCTCATGAAGTTCCTGACAGAGAACGTGTCCGGGACCCCGGAGCACCAGGATCTGCTCAAGAAAAACAACCTGATGAGCCTGGAGGGGGCTGTGCCCAGCCCGGGCAAGGCCGCGCCCCTGCCCCCGGGCCCCAGCAAGCTGGAGGGCTCTGTGGACAGctacctgctgcccaccagcgaCATGTATGATAACGGCTCCCTCAGCACCTTGTTTGAGAGCATTCACGGGGTGCCACCCACGCAGCGCTGGCAGCCAGATAGCACCTTCAAGGATGACCCGCAGGAG TCACTGCTCTTCCCAGACATCCTGAAAACATCCCCGGAACCGTCATGTCCTGAGGACTATCCTGGCCTCAAGAG TGACTTCGAGTACACCCTGGGCTCCCCCAAAGCCATCCACATCAAGTCAGGCGAGTCGCCCATGGCCTACCTCAACAAGGGCCAGTTCTACCCAGTCACCCTGCGCACCCCAGCTGGCGGCAAAGGCCTGGCCTTGTCTTCCAACAAAGTTAAG AGCGTGGTGATGGTCGTCTTTGACAACGAGAAGGTGCCAGTGGAGCAGCTGCGGTTCTGGAAGCACTGGCATTCCCGGCAGCCCACTGCCAAGCAGCGGGTCATCGACGTGG CTGACTGCAAAGAGAACTGTAACACGGTGCAGCACATCGAGGAGGTGGCCTACAACGCGCTGTCATTCGTGTGGAACGTGTACGAGGAGGCCAAG GTGTTTATCGGCGTCAACTGCCTGAGCACAGACTTCTCCTCGCAGAAGGGGGTCAAGGGCGTCCCCTTGAACCTGCAGATCGACACCTACGACTGCGGCCCGGGCTCCGAACGCCTGGTGCACCGCGCCGTCTGCCAGATCAAGATCTTCTGTGACAAG GGAGCCGAAAGGAAGATGCGAGACGACGAGCGGAAGCAGTTCCGGAGGAAGGTCAAATGCCCCGACTCCAGCAACAGTG GTATCAAAGGCTGCCTGCTGTCCGGCTTCAGGGGCAACGAGACCACCTACCTGCGGCCTGAGGCTGACCTGGAGACCCCGCCGGTGCTGTTCATCCCCAACGTGCACTTCTCCAGCTTGCAACGCCCCGGAGGG gCGGTCCCCTCGGCAGGACACAGTGGCTCTAACAG GTTGCCTCTGAAACGCCCCTGCTCGCCTTTTCCCGACGACTTTGAGCCCCTGCCCTCCAAGCAGGCCAAGGAAGATGACCTCCAGAGAG TTCTGCTCTACGTCCGGAGAGAGACCGAGGAGGTGTTTGATGCCCTCATGTTGAAGACCCCAGACCTGAAGGGGCTGAGGAATGCG ATCTCTGAGAAGTATGGGTTCCCCGAAGAGAACATTTACAAAGTCTACAAGAAATGCAAGCGGGG